One Osmerus mordax isolate fOsmMor3 chromosome 26, fOsmMor3.pri, whole genome shotgun sequence DNA segment encodes these proteins:
- the tbxa2r gene encoding thromboxane A2 receptor isoform X2 encodes MNASARPPNETTPLCFSINSPPFNYNTTIPSAYFSAIFSTLGLSSNLIALVVLLKSFQRTHSRSRSSFLIFLCGLVVTDFMGLLVTGAIVVTFYVTHFNWRRLDPHCHFCNFMGMSMVFYGLCPLLLGASMAVERFVGINRPFARSASMSKSRAAAMVMMVWVFAGAVALLPLSGVGSYHMQFPGSWCFLNISSEGSDLLFSLLFSTVGLLSLGVSFVLNTVSVVTLVKVCCGQDGMQRRRDYEVEMMVQLILIMVIASICWCPLLTVLSGTRLKVPLLLLWLRFATWNQILDPWVYILFRRAVLKRIYPRMDWSRGSIMSLYPSFSGTLRRLTRSSLGGAQEADPGGGKVEDTPHPVKGPPPSL; translated from the exons ATGAATGCCTccgcccgcccccccaacgAGACGACCCCCTTGTGCTTCTCCATCAACAGCCCGCCGTTCAACTacaacaccaccatcccctCCGCCTACTTCTCCGCCATCTTCAGCACCCTGGGCCTCAGCTCCAACCTCATCGCTTTGGTGGTCCTCCTCAAGTCCTTCCAGCGCACCCACAGCCGATCGCGCTCCTCCTTCCTGATCTTCCTCTGCGGCCTGGTGGTGACGGACTTCATGGGCTTGCTGGTGACGGGCGCCATCGTGGTCACCTTCTACGTCACGCACTTCAACTGGCGCCGGCTGGACCCCCACTGCCACTTCTGCAACTTCATGGGCATGTCCATGGTCTTCTACGGCCTGTGCCCGCTGCTGCTGGGCGCGTCCATGGCCGTGGAGCGCTTCGTGGGCATCAACCGGCCCTTCGCCCGCTCGGCGAGCATGTCGAAGAGTCGGGCGGCGgccatggtgatgatggtgtggGTGTTCGCCGGCGCGGTGGCTCTGCTGCCCCTGTCGGGCGTGGGGAGCTACCACATGCAGTTCCCGGGCTCCTGGTGCTTCCTGAACATCAGCTCTGAGGGCAGCGACCTGCTGTTCTCCCTGCTGTTCTCCACGGTGGGGCTGCTGTCCTTGGGGGTGTCGTTTGTGCTCAACACGGTCAGCGTGGTCACCCTCGTCAAGGTGTGCTGCGGGCAGGACGGCATGCAGCGCCGGCGCGACTACgaggtggagatgatggtgcAGCTCATCCTCATCATGGTGATCGCCTCCATCTGTtggtgccccctgctg ACTGTGCTGTCGGGAACCCGACTCAAAGTCCCCCTCCTGTTGCTCTGGCTCCGATTTGCCACCTGGAACCAGATCCTGGACCCCTGGGTGTACATCCTGTTCCGCAGAGCCGTTCTTAAGCGCATATACCCCCGCATGGACTGGTCCAGGGGCTCCATCATGAGCCTGTACCCCTCCTTCAGTGGCACCCTGCGCAGGCTCACCCGCTCCTCCCTGGGGGGCGCTCAGGAGGCCGACCCCGGGGGAGGGAAGGTGGAAGACACTCCCCATCCTGTGAAGGGTCCGCCCCCTTCTCTGTAA
- the tbxa2r gene encoding thromboxane A2 receptor isoform X1, producing the protein MNASARPPNETTPLCFSINSPPFNYNTTIPSAYFSAIFSTLGLSSNLIALVVLLKSFQRTHSRSRSSFLIFLCGLVVTDFMGLLVTGAIVVTFYVTHFNWRRLDPHCHFCNFMGMSMVFYGLCPLLLGASMAVERFVGINRPFARSASMSKSRAAAMVMMVWVFAGAVALLPLSGVGSYHMQFPGSWCFLNISSEGSDLLFSLLFSTVGLLSLGVSFVLNTVSVVTLVKVCCGQDGMQRRRDYEVEMMVQLILIMVIASICWCPLLVFIAQTVLSGTRLKVPLLLLWLRFATWNQILDPWVYILFRRAVLKRIYPRMDWSRGSIMSLYPSFSGTLRRLTRSSLGGAQEADPGGGKVEDTPHPVKGPPPSL; encoded by the exons ATGAATGCCTccgcccgcccccccaacgAGACGACCCCCTTGTGCTTCTCCATCAACAGCCCGCCGTTCAACTacaacaccaccatcccctCCGCCTACTTCTCCGCCATCTTCAGCACCCTGGGCCTCAGCTCCAACCTCATCGCTTTGGTGGTCCTCCTCAAGTCCTTCCAGCGCACCCACAGCCGATCGCGCTCCTCCTTCCTGATCTTCCTCTGCGGCCTGGTGGTGACGGACTTCATGGGCTTGCTGGTGACGGGCGCCATCGTGGTCACCTTCTACGTCACGCACTTCAACTGGCGCCGGCTGGACCCCCACTGCCACTTCTGCAACTTCATGGGCATGTCCATGGTCTTCTACGGCCTGTGCCCGCTGCTGCTGGGCGCGTCCATGGCCGTGGAGCGCTTCGTGGGCATCAACCGGCCCTTCGCCCGCTCGGCGAGCATGTCGAAGAGTCGGGCGGCGgccatggtgatgatggtgtggGTGTTCGCCGGCGCGGTGGCTCTGCTGCCCCTGTCGGGCGTGGGGAGCTACCACATGCAGTTCCCGGGCTCCTGGTGCTTCCTGAACATCAGCTCTGAGGGCAGCGACCTGCTGTTCTCCCTGCTGTTCTCCACGGTGGGGCTGCTGTCCTTGGGGGTGTCGTTTGTGCTCAACACGGTCAGCGTGGTCACCCTCGTCAAGGTGTGCTGCGGGCAGGACGGCATGCAGCGCCGGCGCGACTACgaggtggagatgatggtgcAGCTCATCCTCATCATGGTGATCGCCTCCATCTGTtggtgccccctgctg gTGTTTATTGCGCAGACTGTGCTGTCGGGAACCCGACTCAAAGTCCCCCTCCTGTTGCTCTGGCTCCGATTTGCCACCTGGAACCAGATCCTGGACCCCTGGGTGTACATCCTGTTCCGCAGAGCCGTTCTTAAGCGCATATACCCCCGCATGGACTGGTCCAGGGGCTCCATCATGAGCCTGTACCCCTCCTTCAGTGGCACCCTGCGCAGGCTCACCCGCTCCTCCCTGGGGGGCGCTCAGGAGGCCGACCCCGGGGGAGGGAAGGTGGAAGACACTCCCCATCCTGTGAAGGGTCCGCCCCCTTCTCTGTAA